From Brassica oleracea var. oleracea cultivar TO1000 chromosome C3, BOL, whole genome shotgun sequence, a single genomic window includes:
- the LOC106335949 gene encoding protein NETWORKED 4B-like — translation MASSATLSKKQFKRSTTKKSHSWWWDSHNCPKNSKWLAENLEKMDDRVKHMLKLIEEDADSFAKKGQMYYQKRPELIHLVEEFYRMYRALAERYDQASGELQKNQQSQGSLDQSSPTSSRRHKEEEESSSWTDPGSDSDSKSVDDHSSASDEDGDEALIRRMADLELELQETKQKLLLQQENVNGDNNNNTDLLQKITVYEGELREANEKIRMQEGEIANLKVEIQSCMSSGAEEKLKLAQNDADTLRNKLNAEKKEVSKLVERLAMVKTSLQDRDNEVRSLKTAVSDAEEKIFPEKAQIKGEMSKLVEERRQLGEQLRELESHIRLIMEEKAGIEEKLKGESEKISVMKDESNVLRDEIGKREEKIKEMEKHMKELHMEHVRLRRRSSELAEEVERTRVAASEAAEQKREAIRQLCMSLEYYKDGYDRLRNVVTGHKRGVVLAS, via the exons ATGGCCTCGTCTGCG ACACTTAGCAAGAAGCAGTTTAAGAGGTCTACGACCAAGAAATCACACTCATGGTGGTGGGACAGTCACAATTGTCCCAAGAACTCAAAGTGGCTTGCAGAAAATCTAGAGA AGATGGATGACCGTGTGAAACACATGTTGAAGTTGATTGAAGAAGACGCAGACTCTTTTGCCAAGAAAGGTCAGATGTATTACCAGAAGCGTCCCGAGTTAATCCACCTTGTTGAGGAGTTTTACCGCATGTACCGCGCTTTGGCTGAGCGTTATGATCAAGCTAGTGGTGAACTTCAGAAAAACCAACAGTCACAGGGCTCTCTTGACCAATCATCTCCTACCTCGAGTCGCCGTCATAAGGAAGAGGAAGAGTCATCATCTTGGACAGATCCTGGTTCTGATTCTGATTCGAAGTCGGTTGATGATCATTCCTCTGCTAGTGATGAAGATGGTGACGAGGCATTGATCCGTAGGATGGCTGATCTAGAGCTTGAGCTTCAAGAAACGAAACAGAAGCTCCTTCTCCAGCAAGAAAATGTTAATGGTGACAACAACAACAACACCGATCTCCTTCAGAAAATTACTGTATATGAAGGAGAGCTTAGAGAAGCCAATGAAAAGATTCGGATGCAAGAAGGAGAGATTGCTAATCTGAAGGTTGAGATTCAGAGCTGCATGTCCTCTGGAGCAGAGGAGAAGCTCAAGTTGGCTCAAAACGACGCTGACACTCTCAGAAACAAGCTCAACGCAGAGAAGAAAGAAGTCTCGAAGTTGGTTGAGAGACTTGCAATGGTGAAAACTAGTTTACAGGACAGAGATAACGAGGTAAGGTCGCTGAAAACAGCAGTCTCTGACGCTGAAGAGAAGATATTCCCAGAGAAAGCACAGATCAAGGGAGAAATGTCAAAGCTCGTTGAAGAACGAAGGCAACTTGGAGAGCAATTAAGAGAGCTGGAATCACATATAAGGCTGATCATGGAAGAGAAAGCTGGAATAGAGGAAAAGCTTAAGGGAGAATCCGAGAAGATAAGTGTAATGAAAGATGAGAGTAATGTGCTAAGAGATGAGATTGGGAAGAGAGAAGAGAAGATAAAGGAAATGGAAAAGCATATGAAGGAGCTTCACATGGAACACGTGAGGCTAAGAAGACGGTCGAGTGAGCTTGCAGAAGAAGTTGAGAGGACGAGAGTGGCTGCATCAGAAGCGGCTGAGCAGAAAAGGGAGGCCATAAGACAATTGTGTATGTCTCTTGAGTATTACAAAGATGGGTATGATAGGCTTAGGAATGTTGTTACAGGACATAAGAGAGGAGTGGTCTTAGCATCATGA
- the LOC106336157 gene encoding B3 domain-containing transcription repressor VAL1-like: MFEVKTGSKVCMNASCGSTSTVEWKKGWPLRSGSLADLCFRCGSAYETSLFCETFHLEQSGWRDCYLCNKRLHCGCIASKLMVEFMDYGGVGCTSCTNCHQLNLNKRGENPVVFSRLAMNSQHTNGESGISSIRSEADLFSQPLVPGDDKREEFMAQRGFANFMKPDNNNAGEMHEPSSTPSQPSLNMALATLPYSPSFATPVVDGKTLMGAASQSQSHIGQCSASSILQKPSKSVPGTPPGTSKSAQARIGRPPVEGRGKGHLLPRYWPKYTDKELQQISGNLNLNIVPLFEKTLSASDAGRIGRLVLPKACAEAYFPPISQSEGIPLKIQDVRGKEWTFQFRFWPNNNSRMYVLEGVTPCIQSMMLQAGDTVTFSRVDPGGKLIMGARKAAYTVDMQGCGLTNGTSNEDTSSSGVTENPTSINASSCPSQTPEELKGLPEHLSLKKSEMNGGRICDDPSRVKDKKRTRTIGAKNKRLLLHSEELRVTWEEAQELLRPSPNAKPTVVVVEDHEFEEFDEPPVFGKRTIITSRPSGEQERWASCDDCTKWRRLPVDALLPAKWTCSDNVWDVSRCSCCAPEESLKDLENVLRAGKEYKKRRIQAAKTEEEPSGLDALASAASAAVLGDALGGDSEVATTTRHPRHRVGCSCIVCIQPPSGKGRHKPTCGCTVCSTVKRRFKTLMMRRKKKQLERDEIAAAAEAYEEHNNKEAAEQGETDENNGEKEGRIDLNCDPYNREDVEAVKEESKRRECSGVADDVLGLTELGGEAASCEELKAAT, encoded by the exons ATGTTTGAAGTCAAAACGGGGTCAAAGGTGTGCATGAACGCATCTTGTGGCTCGACCTCTACTGTTGAATGGAAGAAAGGCTGGCCTCTTCGATCTGGTTCTCTCGCTGATCTCTGCTTTCGTTGCGG ATCGGCTTACGAGACTTCTCTGTTCTGTGAAACATTCCATTTGGAGCAATCTGGTTGGAGGGATTGCTATTTATGCAACAAG AGACTTCATTGTGGATGCATTGCCTCTAAGCTCATGGTCGAGTTTATGGACTATGGTGGTGTTGGTTGTACTTCCTGTACTAACTGCCATCAACTCAATCTG AATAAGAGAGGTGAGAATCCAGTTGTGTTTAGCAGATTGGCAATGAACAGCCAACATACAAATGGAGAAAGTGGAATTAGTAGTATAAGAAGCGAAGCTGATCTCTTTTCTCAGCCACTAGTCCCTGGGGATGATAAAAGAGAAGAGTTCATGGCTCAGCGTGGGTTTGCTAATTTTATGAAACCAGATAATAATAATGCTGGGGAAATGCATGAACCGTCATCAACACCTTCACAGCCATCTTTGAATATGGCTTTGGCAACACTTCCTTATAGCCCATCTTTTGCAACCCCTGTTGTTGATGGGAAGACACTCATGGGTGCTGCTTCTCAATCTCAGTCCCACATTGGCCAATGCTCTGCTTCTAGTATACTTCAAAAGCCTTCAAAATCTGTCCCTGGAACTCCTCCTGGGACTAGCAAATCTGCTCAGGCCCGGATCGGTAGGCCTCCAGTAGAAGGGCGTGGGAAAGGCCATTTGCTTCCTCGGTATTGGCCAAAATACACTGATAAAGAGCTTCAGCAGATCTCTGGAAA TTTGAATTTGAACATTGTACCTCTTTTTGAGAAAACTCTTAGTGCAAGTGATGCCGGTCGCATTGGTCGTCTTGTTCTTCCAAAAGCATGTGCAGAG GCTTATTTTCCTCCCATTAGTCAATCTGAAGGCATTCCTTTGAAGATTCAAGATGTGAGGGGTAAGGAGTGGACGTTCCAGTTCAGATTCTGGCCCAATAACAACAGTAGAATGTATGTCTTAGAAGGTGTCACTCCCTGCATACAGTCCATGATGCTACAAGCTGGTGATACAG TAACTTTCAGCCGGGTTGATCCTGGTGGAAAACTAATCATGGGTGCCAGGAAGGCAGCTTATACTGTAGACATGCAG GGGTGTGGTCTCACCAACGGTACTTCGAACGAGGACACATCATCCTCTGGTGTTACAGAGAACCCGACCTCTATAAATGCTTCCTCGTGTCCATCACAAACTCCTGAAGAACTGAAAGGTTTGCCTGAGCATTTGAGCTTGAAGAAGAGTGAGATGAATGGAGGGAGGATTTGCGATGATCCTTCACGTGTTAAAGACAAGAAGAGGACTCGAACCATTGGGGCCAAAAATAAGAGACTGCTTTTGCATAGTGAAGAGCTGAGAGTCACTTGGGAAGAAGCTCAGGAGTTGCTTCGTCCCTCTCCTAATGCAAAGCCCACCGTTGTCGTCGTCGAGGATCATGAGTTTGAAGAGTTTGAC GAACCTCCTGTCTTTGGAAAGAGAACTATAATTACTTCAAGACCTTCAGG TGAACAAGAAAGATGGGCATCGTGCGATGACTGCACTAAATGGAGAAGGTTACCTGTAGACGCTCTTCTCCCCGCAAAGTGGACATGTTCAGACAATGTTTGGGACGTGAGCAGGTGTTCGTGTTGTGCACCTGAGGAGAGTCTTAAAGATCTTGAGAATGTTCTTAGAGCCGGAAAAG AGTACAAGAAGAGAAGAATCCAGGCGGCAAAAACTGAGGAAGAACCGTCAGGTCTGGATGCACTAGCGAGTGCGGCTAGTGCAGCAGTCTTGGGAGACGCTCTAGGAGGCGACTCAGAGGTTGCGACCACGACGAGACATCCAAGACACAGGGTTGGATGCTCTTGCATAGTGTGCATTCAGCCGCCGAGTGGGAAAGGTAGGCACAAGCCCACGTGTGGGTGTACGGTGTGCAGCACGGTGAAGAGAAGGTTCAAAACGTTGATGATGAGGAGGAAGAAGAAGCAGTTAGAGCGCGATGAAATAGCAGCAGCAGCAGAAGCATATGAGGAGCACAACAACAAGGAAGCGGCGGAACAGGGTGAGACTGATGAGAATAACGGAGAGAAGGAAGGGAGGATTGATCTGAACTGTGATCCTTATAACAGAGAAGACGTTGAAGCTGTGAAAGAGGAGAGTAAAAGAAGAGAATGTTCGGGGGTGGCTGATGATGTTTTAGGATTAACGGAGCTAGGAGGAGAGGCTGCAAGCTGTGAAGAGTTAAAAGCTGCTACCTAA
- the LOC106336023 gene encoding trans-cinnamate 4-monooxygenase-like, with translation MDLLLLEKSLIAVFAAVVLATVISKLRGKKLKLPPGPIPIPIFGNWLQVGDDLNHRNLVDYAKKFGDLFLLRMGQRNLVVVSSPNLTKEVLHTQGVEFGSRTRNVVFDIFTGKGQDMVFTVYGEHWRKMRRIMTVPFFTNKVVQRNREGWEFEAASVIDDVKKNPDSATKGIVLRKRLQLMMYNNMFRIMFDRRFESEGDPLFLRLKALNGERSRLAQSFEYNYGDFIPILRPFLRGYLKICQDVKDRRLALLKKYFVDERKQIASSKPTGSEGLKCAIDHIVEAQQKGEINEDNVLYIVENINVAAIETTLWSIEWGIAELVNHPEIQSKLRNEIDTVLGPGVQITEPELHKLPYLQAVIKETLRLRMAIPLLVPHMNLNDAKLAGYDIPAESKILVNAWWLANNPESWKKPEEFRPERFFEEEAHVEANGNDFRYVPFGVGRRSCPGIILALPILGITIGRLVQNFELLPPPGQSKVDTSEKGGQFSLHILNHSTIVMKPRSF, from the exons ATGGATCTTCTCTTGTTGGAGAAGTCTCTAATCGCCGTTTTCGCGGCGGTGGTTCTCGCCACCGTGATCTCCAAGCTCCGCGGCAAGAAACTGAAACTACCTCCCGGTCCTATACCGATACCAATCTTCGGAAACTGGCTCCAGGTCGGAGACGATCTCAACCACCGTAACCTCGTCGACTACGCCAAAAAGTTCGGAGACCTCTTCCTCCTCAGGATGGGACAGCGAAACCTAGTGGTCGTCTCATCGCCAAACCTAACCAAAGAAGTGCTCCACACGCAAGGCGTGGAGTTCGGATCTCGGACGAGAAACGTCGTCTTCGACATCTTCACGGGCAAGGGACAGGACATGGTGTTCACCGTCTACGGCGAGCACTGGAGGAAGATGAGAAGGATCATGACGGTTCCTTTCTTCACCAACAAGGTTGTGCAGCGGAACAGAGAAGGATGGGAGTTCGAAGCCGCGAGCGTGATCGATGACGTGAAGAAGAATCCAGACTCTGCGACCAAAGGGATCGTGTTGAGGAAACGCTTGCAGTTGATGATGTACAACAACATGTTCCGTATCATGTTTGATAGAAGGTTCGAGAGTGAAGGTGATCCTCTCTTCCTCAGGCTTAAAGCCTTGAACGGAGAGAGAAGCAGGTTGGCTCAGAGCTTCGAGTACAACTATGGAGATTTCATCCCTATCCTTAGGCCTTTCCTTAGAGGCTACTTGAAGATCTGTCAGGATGTGAAGGACAGAAGACTAGCTCTCTTGAAGAAGTACTTTGTTGACGAGAGGAA GCAAATCGCGAGTTCTAAGCCTACAGGAAGCGAAGGACTGAAATGCGCCATTGATCATATCGTTGAAGCACAACAGAAGGGAGAGATCAACGAGGACAACGTTCTTTACATCGTCGAGAACATCAATGTCGCTG CTATTGAGACAACACTGTGGTCTATCGAGTGGGGAATCGCGGAGCTAGTGAACCATCCTGAGATCCAGAGCAAGCTAAGGAACGAGATCGACACGGTTCTTGGACCAGGAGTTCAAATCACAGAGCCTGAGCTACACAAGCTTCCCTACCTCCAAGCAGTGATCAAGGAGACGCTTCGACTAAGAATGGCTATACCTCTCCTTGTGCCACACATGAACCTCAACGACGCTAAGCTCGCTGGGTACGACATCCCAGCGGAAAGCAAGATCTTGGTCAATGCTTGGTGGCTAGCGAACAACCCCGAGAGCTGGAAGAAGCCTGAAGAGTTTAGACCCGAGAGGTTCTTTGAAGAAGAGGCGCATGTGGAAGCCAATGGTAATGACTTCAGGTATGTGCCGTTTGGTGTTGGACGTAGAAGCTGTCCTGGGATTATATTGGCGTTGCCCATTTTGGGAATCACGATTGGTAGGTTGGTACAGAACTTCGAGCTTCTTCCTCCTCCAGGACAGTCTAAAGTTGATACTTCTGAGAAAGGTGGACAGTTCAGCTTGCATATCCTTAACCACTCCACAATTGTAATGAAGCCAAGGTCCTTTTAA
- the LOC106329505 gene encoding trans-cinnamate 4-monooxygenase-like: protein MDLLLSEKPLIAVFLAVVLATMISKLRGKKLKLPPGPIPVPVFGNWLQVGDDLNHRNLVDYAKKFGDLFHLRMGQRDLVVISSPDLAKEVLQTQGVEFGSRYRNIVYDIFTGKGQDMVFTVYGEHWRKMRRIMTVPFFTNKVVQQNREGWEFEAASVVEEVKKNPDAATKGIVVRKRLQLMMYNNMFRVMFGKRFESEDDPLLLRLKFLNGERSRLTQSFEYNYGDFIPILRPFLRGYLKICQDVKERRLALFKKYFVDERKEIASAKPTGSVKYAIDHILEAEEKGEINADNVLYIVENINVAAIETTLWSIEWGIAELVNHPEIQSKLRNEIDTVLGPGVQVTEPGLHKLPYLQAVLKETLRLRMGVPLLVPHMNLKDAKLAGYDIPAESKILVNAWWLANNPESWKKPEEFRPERFLEEEAHVEANGNDFRYLPFGVGRRSCPGIVLALPILGITIGRLVQNFEFFLLRDSLKWIPLR, encoded by the exons ATGGACCTTCTCTTGTCGGAGAAACCTCTAATTGCCGTCTTCTTGGCGGTGGTTCTCGCCACAATGATCTCGAAGCTCCGCGGCAAGAAACTGAAGCTACCTCCTGGTCCTATACCGGTTCCGGTCTTCGGAAACTGGCTCCAAGTCGGAGATGATCTAAACCACCGTAACCTCGTAGACTACGCTAAGAAGTTCGGAGACCTTTTCCACTTACGGATGGGTCAACGAGACCTAGTTGTTATCTCTTCACCGGATCTAGCCAAGGAAGTGCTCCAAACACAAGGTGTAGAGTTTGGATCCAGATACAGAAACATCGTCTACGACATCTTCACTGGGAAAGGACAAGACATGGTGTTCACTGTCTACGGTGAGCACTGGAGGAAGATGCGACGTATCATGACGGTTCCCTTCTTCACCAACAAGGTGGTCCAGCAGAACCGGGAAGGATGGGAGTTCGAAGCTGCGAGCGTTGTGGAGGAAGTGAAGAAGAACCCTGACGCGGCCACGAAAGGGATCGTGGTGAGGAAGCGTTTGCAGTTGATGATGTACAACAACATGTTCCGTGTTATGTTCGGTAAAAGGTTCGAGAGTGAAGATGATCCTCTTCTCCTCCGGCTCAAGTTCTTGAACGGGGAGAGAAGCAGGTTGACTCAGAGCTTTGAGTATAACTATGGAGATTTCATTCCTATCCTTAGGCCGTTCCTTAGAGGCTATTTGAAGATCTGCCAAGATGTGAAAGAGAGAAGACTAGCGCTCTTCAAGAAGTACTTTGTAGACGAGAGGAA GGAGATTGCGAGTGCTAAGCCTACGGGGAGCGTGAAATACGCCATTGATCACATCCTTGAAGCTGAAGAGAAGGGAGAAATCAATGCGGACAACGTTCTTTATATCGTCGAGAACATCAACGTAGCTG CTATTGAGACAACACTATGGTCTATTGAATGGGGAATTGCGGAGCTAGTGAACCATCCTGAGATTCAGAGCAAGCTAAGAAACGAAATCGACACGGTTCTTGGACCAGGCGTGCAAGTCACAGAGCCTGGCCTTCACAAGCTTCCATACCTCCAAGCCGTGCTCAAGGAGACACTTCGTCTAAGAATGGGTGTACCACTCCTCGTACCACACATGAACCTCAAGGACGCTAAGCTCGCTGGCTATGACATCCCAGCAGAAAGCAAAATCTTGGTCAATGCCTGGTGGCTAGCGAACAACCCTGAGAGCTGGAAGAAACCTGAAGAGTTTAGGCCGGAGAGGTTTCTTGAAGAAGAGGCGCATGTGGAAGCAAACGGTAACGACTTCAGGTACTTGCCGTTTGGTGTTGGACGTAGAAGCTGTCCTGGGATTGTACTAGCATTGCCCATTTTGGGAATCACCATTGGTAGATTGGTACAGAACTTCGAGTTTTTCCTCCTCCGGGACAGTCTAAAGTGGATACCACTGAGATAG